TACCGCCGATACTTGAATGGCTGGGGGGACGCAGCCGTTCTCCTGTTCTCATCTCTAAAGGAGGGCTGTCCGGAGCGGGCCGATTTACAGGCCTGGGCGGCGCTCGTTCTCTCCCGAATATTTATTGTGAAGGGTAGCCTCGATCTTGCCAGGGCGTATATCGGGCTATCCAGACAGCTTTTCAAGGCGTGTTGTGATGGAACAGTGCCGGTGGGGTTGTGGGTAAACAGCGCGGTGATCGACAGGTTGCAGGGAAGGTATAGAGATTCAGAACGCCTGCTCAGGCGGGCGCATCGGTTATCACTGGGGAGAAATGATCCGCTCTCTGCCGCGAAAGCCTCCGTGAATCTTGCTGTAGTTCTGTCGGGGCATGAAGGTGATGCCATGGAGGTCTCTGAACTGCTCGGGTTCGCAATCACATCTTACAAGAACCTGCAAAATGATTCTGATCTTGCAAATGCCAGGATAGCGCTTGCTTTCACCATCCTGAGAGCAGGTCGTTATGATGAGGCGGTAGATCAAATATCCAGCATGATCGACGATCACACGCTTCATCGCAGGCAGAGGATCAATGCAATGTTGATCGGGACCAAAGGATTGCTGGAGATGGATGATCTTGCCGGGGGATCGAGCCTTCTGGAGGAATCCGGCAGGCTCATCGGTAGCGGGAGACTCTTTCGTTCCGAAAAGATCCGGTGGCTGAATCTGATGTCCAGGCATGAATATATTGTAGGCAGGAAAGGGGCTGCTGAAAAGTACGGTATCAGCGCCGATATGCTTTCGCGGGAAAAGGGCCTGGTTCATCTGCCTTACGAGATGGTGGTTCGGGATGTACACATCGAAAGCGAGAAGGATATTTATCCGGGCAAGTCGGTTTTTGTTACAACAGACAGAAGGACCCGCAGGATCCTGTCCCGAATCAGGAAAGCTTCCACTATACCGATGCCTGTTCTCATTGGAGGAGAATCTGGTACGGGTAAGGAGATACTCGGGCGAATGATACATCACTGGAGTGGACGGGGAGATCTTCCTTTTCTCACAGTGAATATCGCCGCTCTCCCGGCTGATCTTTTTGAGAGCTCTCTCTTCGGCTATGTGAAAGGAGCTTTTACCGGAGCGGAGCAGCCAAGGCCCGGAATCTTTGAGGCTGCTGGAAGTGGAACAGTCTTTCTGGACGAGATCGGAGAGCTGGCGCCTCGACTCCAGTCCAGATTGCTCAGGTTCCTTGACTGTGGTGAGTATATCCCTGTGGGTGGTACGAAGATCAGGGTCTCAGAGGCCAGGATCATTGCCGCGACAAACAGACGGCTCGCGGAATCGGTGAAAAAGGGTGTATTCCGGAAAGACCTGTATTTCAGGTTGAACGTCTTGAGTTGCGAGTTGCCGCCGCTTCGGGAAAGACCTGATGATTTCATCCCGCTAAGCAGGTACTTTCTGGGACTATTTTCCAGTACATATGGTATCGGGCCGTTCTCGCTAGGAAAAGGTGTGAAAAAGTTTATCATGAAATATGACTGGCCGGGAAATGTGAGGGAACTCCGAAACGAACTTCTCTCGGCAGCTGTGAAACGGGAGAAAGGGACGATTCGCGTTACCGATCTTTCTGATCGGCTTGCTGGATTTCTATTTCGGGATGGTGCCAAGGTCGGGATGGGACCGGCCGGCCA
The nucleotide sequence above comes from Candidatus Latescibacterota bacterium. Encoded proteins:
- a CDS encoding sigma 54-interacting transcriptional regulator; this encodes MLRVPSELERQYRRYLNGWGDAAVLLFSSLKEGCPERADLQAWAALVLSRIFIVKGSLDLARAYIGLSRQLFKACCDGTVPVGLWVNSAVIDRLQGRYRDSERLLRRAHRLSLGRNDPLSAAKASVNLAVVLSGHEGDAMEVSELLGFAITSYKNLQNDSDLANARIALAFTILRAGRYDEAVDQISSMIDDHTLHRRQRINAMLIGTKGLLEMDDLAGGSSLLEESGRLIGSGRLFRSEKIRWLNLMSRHEYIVGRKGAAEKYGISADMLSREKGLVHLPYEMVVRDVHIESEKDIYPGKSVFVTTDRRTRRILSRIRKASTIPMPVLIGGESGTGKEILGRMIHHWSGRGDLPFLTVNIAALPADLFESSLFGYVKGAFTGAEQPRPGIFEAAGSGTVFLDEIGELAPRLQSRLLRFLDCGEYIPVGGTKIRVSEARIIAATNRRLAESVKKGVFRKDLYFRLNVLSCELPPLRERPDDFIPLSRYFLGLFSSTYGIGPFSLGKGVKKFIMKYDWPGNVRELRNELLSAAVKREKGTIRVTDLSDRLAGFLFRDGAKVGMGPAGHAGDVRDNHSSTDSSDSLELKIRNMERSEIEGALFRARGNRSRAAISLGLKRTTLLYRMRRCGLTVED